AGGTTTAACTACCTTCTTAACTGGGGCTACAAGTGAGGCTGTCATCACGCAGTTCTCAATACCGTAGATGCCACCGTTATCATCTGATTCAAAATAAAGCTTACGGAAACTCCAGTGGCCTTGTGCATTCTTTTTAATGGTGGCGATACCAGTGCTATGTTCTGAATTTCGCTTGTCCGAAAGATTAAAGCTGATGGCTAAGCGATTACCGTCTGCTACGGCTTGCCCACGATAAATCACTGAATTCTCAGTTTGGGTATCAAAATAATAAGCGCCGAATGTGCCGTAACTGCTTACACGGTTGATACGCATCGTAACGCTTACTTCGTAGTCACCGACTTGGTCGTTGGTGCCTTTACATGCATATTCACCACTATAGTTGATACCCTTAAATACTGGCTTTTCATCATCTGGCTTAAGTCCAGCAGCTTGTACAACGTTTGATAATGTAAAGATACTTACCAATACTGCAAACAACAGTTTTTTCATGCGGGCTTCTTTAAAAATTATTCAAAAATATTCAGTTATTGTAACGCGAAGCTGGCACAATATTGTTATTCATTTTTTAAATGCTTTTGCGCTGCTTTTACCATGGCCTGACTGAAGTTAAGCCGAATTTATTCAAATAGAATTATATCTGCGCTTCTGTGATCGCATCGAACCATTCTCAAATATTGTTTAGGGATTTATGACTCAAGCTGGCACTAAGCCTTTGTGGCGTAATGTTTTTTTTAATGCCATTGTATTAATTTTGCTAAGTATTTGGTTGTGGCAGCAAAATCAGCGAGTCAGCCTGATCAAGCCAGCAATGCCAGCCGATGGAAAACTACAGTGCGTTTCTTACGCGCCATATTATGGCAAAGACCAGACGCCATTTATCGCCAGCACCCACATTAGCAAAACCCAGATTGATGCAGATTTAAAGGTATTAGCGCAGCGCTTTGACTGCGTACGTATCTACTCTGTAAGCCAAGGCTTGGATTATGTGCCTGAGGCAGCAGCCAAGCTTGGTATGCATGTTTATCTGGGGGCGTGGATAGGCCGCTTAGCCATAGATAACAATAAAGAGTTAAATCTTGCGATTAAAGTCGCCAACGAATACCCAGACACGGTCAAAGCATTGATTGTAGGTAATGAAGTGTTGCTGCGAAAAGAGCAAACCGAGGTAGGCTTAGCCGCCCTTATAGATCAGGCGAAAGCACAAACCAAAGTGCCCGTGACGTATGCCGATGTATGGGAGTTCTGGTTAAAACACCCCAACCTGGAAAAGTCAGTCGATTTTGTCACTGTGCATATATTGCCTTACTGGGAGGATGATCCACAGCCGATTGAGCATGCAATCAATCACGCCAGCATTGTTATGGATAAACTCCACGCCAGCTTTTCCAAGCCAATACTGATAGGCGAAACAGGCTGGCCATCAGCGGGACGTCAACGTGGAACCTCAATTCCCAGTTTGGTAAACGAGGCACGTTATCTGCGCGAATTCTTGCAAACCGCTGAAGATAAAGGCTGGCAATACAATATGATTGAAGCGGTAGACCAGCCTTGGAAGCGCAATCTTGAGGGCACCGTAGGTGGTTATTGGGGGCTTTACGACACTGATTTGCAGCCAAAATTTGATTTCGCTAACGACCTTAGCGAACGTAAAGATGGCTTTACTCCACTATATATGGGCCTGACAGGCTTGTTGGTGTTTGTCGGTTTATCGGCATTCGCTGGTGAAAAGCGCCTGAGCGCTTACATCAGCCATGCCTTGCTAGGCGCATCAGTCGGGGCACTTGGTGTTATTCAGTTGGATTATCTAGTCATCGTCAGCCGCGACTCGATTGAGTGGCTAGTATTAGGCGGCTTAGCCTTATTAGGCACTCTCATCACCATGAGCATGCCTTTTCTAATGCAGGTAAAATACAGCACCAAATTTCTGAATACCTTGCAAAAAGCCTTATTCTTGATAGCTGCCAGCGCAACGTTGACCAGCGTGCTGTTAGTTGGCGATGGCAGATATCGTGACTTTCCGCTCACGCTGTATGTATTACCTGTACTACAACTCTCCATCGGGTTTTATCTTGCTAAAATCAAGGTAAGCACTGAAAGCGTGATTTATTACAGTATGAATGGTCTCAGTATCGCTACTGCCAGTATATTCATCGTAATGGAGCCACATAATCCGCATGGCTATTATTGGCTGGGCATAGTCTTATTGATTGCTTATGCAACCCTACCCGACCACAAACGCATTGCTTCAGAATAACGATTAAGCATTACAACAGGATTAGATACTAGAAAACATGACCACCTTTATTAAACGCTATTACGCAGCACTCCTTTTTGCACTAGCCATCGCATTAGCGCACTTTGGTGTATGGGCGATTGCCAACCGCGCCCAGGCTTTGATTGATGCCCCGCTTATCGTCAATGGTTTTGCTTATAGTGGTTTTCAGGTCAACCAAAGCCCATTTGAAAAACAATTCCCCAGTACGGCAGAGCTGGCAAGAGACCTACACATACTCTACCCACTGTCCCACCGCATCCGAACCTACAGCTCACTTGAAAACTCTGAAGTCGTTGCGCTGGCATCGAACATTGGATTTAAAGTCACCGCGGGTGCTTGGCTTGGAGCCGATAGTCTTGCTAATCAGCGTGAAATTGAAGCGTTAAAAGCAAAAATTGCCAACTATCCACACATAGAGCGCGCAATCGTTGGTAATGAGGTGTTGTTGCGTAACGATATGCCCGTAGAGCAACTGATTACCTATCTCGACCAAGTGCGAGAAGAGAAAAAAGTACCCGTTTCCACTGCAGAACCTTGGCATGTGTGGCTTAAAAACCCTGAGTTGGTCAAACATGTGGACTACATAGCCGTCCACTTATTGCCTTACCACGAAGGCGTACCAATCGACCAAGCCGTCAATTACTCGCTAGATCGCTACCAAGAATTGATGGACACATACCCACGCAAAAAAATCGTGATTACCGAAATTGGCTGGCCTAGCCGTGGCCCTGCGATTGGTGCCGCAGTTGCCTCACGCGTGAATCAAGCGCAATTTGTACGTGAGTTTCTGGCAAAAACAGCTTATAAAAACTATGACTATTACTTGATGGAGGCTTTCGACCAGCCTTGGAAAGTCAAGCTGGAAGGCTGGGCTGGCCCTTATTGGGGCATGTTTGACGCAAACCGTCAGCCCAAATACTCACTTCATGGCGCAGTACCAAAAGACACACGTTGGATCAAAAAGGTTACTTGGGCGACGGCCATCGCTTTCTTGCCAATATTGTTCATAGCAATCCGCTTTAGGCATTGGGGCATAGGTGGTCGTATCTCCATGGCGATCTTGCTGCAAGCGTGTATCACTACGCTAGTGGTGGCATGGAACCTACCCGGGGACTACTACTATACATTCCGTGACATCATCATATTGATTGCATTGATTATAGGCATGATGATGACCTCCGCCGTGCTCATGATCTATGGCGTAGAGTTCAGTGAAGTCATGTTCAAGGGTAACTGGCGCCGCGCTTATAAGCGCGCTGTGGCTCTACCCAGCAACCAAGAGCTGTTTGTATCAGTGCATCTGGCCTGCTACAACGAACCGCCAGCCATGGTGATTGCGACTATTGAGAGCTTGAGCCAGCTTGATTACAAAAACTTTGAAGTGATTGTGGTAGATAACAACACTAAAGATGAAGCACTTTGGAAACCAGTTGAAGCCTATGTTGATAGCCTGCCTGCTAACTTCCGCTTTTTCCATCTACCAAAATGGCCAGGCTTTAAGGCTGGTGCACTCAATTTCGCATTAAAAGAAACAGACCCGCGTGCAGAAGTGATTGGTGTAGTAGATGCCGATTATGTGGTCACACAGGATTGGCTAGGCGCTTTGGTGCCGCACTTCTCAGATACCAAAGTAGCCGTGGTACAAGCGCCACAAGCCCATCGCGACTGGGAAAACAACTTTTTCCGCCGCATGAGTAATTGGGAGTTTGAAGGCTTTTTCAAGATTGGCATGCATCACCGCCATGAGCGCAATGCGCTGATTCAGCACGGCACCATGACCCTTGTACGCCATCAATCGCTCAAAGACGTTGGTGGCTGGTCTGAGTGGTGCATATGTGAAGACACCGAGCTAGGCTTGCGCCTGCTTGAGCGTGGCTACGAGCTGCGCTATATCGATGAAACCTTCGGTCGCGGCCTGACCCCAAGCAATTTCGACGCGCTTAAATCACAGCGCTTCCGCTGGGCATTTGGCGCCATGCAGATTCTCAAACACCATCTGCCTAAACTTTTGGGTGATTCCACCCTCAGCTTTGGTCAACGCTATCACTTCTTGACTGGCTGGTTTGGCTGGATGGGCGACGCACTGCAACTCTTCTTCACACTAGGCTCAATCGGCTGGACAGTCGCTATGCTGCTCTTCCCAAAAGCGTTCAGCTTGCCAGTAGCCATCATGCTGACCCCTGTTCTGTGCTTCCTGGTGCTAAAAGGCGCACTAGGCCCTGTGCTTTACCGCAAGACCATGAATTGCAGCTGGACTGATATTTTTGGCGCATCACTTGCCAGTCTTGGCCTATCTCACGCCATTGCACGCGGCATTATGATGGGCATCATACAAAAGCGTGGCGTTTTCAAACCCACAGCCAAGGGCAAAAGCACGAGCAGTAAACTGGTGATATTGAACCCGATTCGTGAAGAAGTAGCCCTGCTACTCGGCCTCATCGCATCAGCGCTCGCGATGCTTTTGACACGGGGCTTCAACAACATTGATGCCCAACTCTGGGTAACTATGCTGACCTTACAATCATTGCCTTATATCAGCACTTTGGCTTGTCAGATCATTGCGCAACTGCCTGATAGTAAAAAACAATAGTCTCAATAAAAAAGAACACCCATCCGAAGTTAAAAGAATAACTTTGGATGGCTTGGCAATAATCAGTAGAATTTCATCTGCAATAAATGTCTGCATTCGCCCAATAGAGGCCATTTCAGCCTCCGATCGATCATTTCTCACTACCAGGATTTTGGCATAGCCTCTATCAGGTAATCCACAAAAGCTCTGACCTTATTGGTGATGGCATGCTTATCACGGAAACAGGCATAAAACTCCAACGGAACACTGTCAGACTGGATGGATGTAGGTTCTGATGAGACTGGCTGAAATAGCGCGACTAATGCGCCTTTCTTAATTTCACTATTTGCGATAAATGTTGCAAGTCGGGCAATACCTGCCCCTTGAATGGCGAGAGTTCCAAGAGAGTCGATATCGTTGCACACAATACTGGGTTTGATCTCTGGTTCATAACGCAGGCCATTTTTAAGAAAAGCCCAATTCAAAAGACGCCCATCTACGGGAACTCTAAATACTAAGCAGTCATGCTCTAGCAACTCCTTAGGTTCTTTCGGAAGGCCTTTTCGCTCAAGATAGGATGGAGATGCACAAAAAAGCACTGGCACCGTTGCAATCTTTCTTGCAACAAGTCCAGGTTCTAGTTGCTGCTTGAAGCGGATACTGACATCAATATCTTCAGATACATGATCCGCGTTTCCGTCCGACAGAATGATCTCCACGGAGACATTGGGGTACATACGAGTAAAAGCCGGAATAAGTGGCATCAATACATGTCGACCAAAGGCAACTGAACAACCAATTTTGATGCGCCCTTGAGGCTGGCCTTGAAATTCATCTATAGCGGATTGCGCCTTGGCCAGGCTCTCAACGATATCACGTACCTGCAAGTAATAAACTTCACCACTTTCAGTCAAGGCGAGTTTACGCGTTGTTCTTGTCAGCAAACGCGTTCCAAGAGATTTTTCTAGCCGTTGAATGTTTTGGCTAGCGGCTGCGGGTGTGATTCCCTGGAGGCGCGCCCCAGCAGCGATACTTCCTCCTTGCACGGCTTTCACAAAGCTCTCAATACTTCTAAGTGTATCCATATGACTATCGAATAATTAATCCAGTCGATAGTTTATCCATATAGTGTTTAAACAATCAATCCTCTATTGAAGAGTCAAGTAAATCCCTATAGTGGCATCCTCGATTGGAGGTATTTATGAACAATTTAAATAAAATCCCACATCAGTTTACTCCGTATGTTTTTGCTTTTTTTATGGCAGGGATTATGGCGTTTTTAATGTCTATGGCCATAGTAGCTACAAGTACTGGCATTCAGCATGGCTATTCAATTAGAGTTATTCACTCTTATGGTCTAGCCATGCCCGTCGCATTTGTTTGCGTGTTGATCGTTAGGCCAATTGTAATTAAGTTGGTAGCAGTTTTTGTGAAGAAGCCTGGGTGATGGCTGAGAAATAGCGGCTTCTGCACCATGTTTAACATTTGATGGAGAGAATTATGTATGCAATCACGGGAATTACAGGTCAAGTGGGAACTGCGCTGGCTAACGTACTTTTGGATGACAATCAACAAATCAGAGCAATCGTTAGGAGTGGTGAGAAAGGCAATCCATGGAAAGCTAAAGGTGCTGAAGTTGCAATCGCTTCAATGGAAGATCAGCATGCTTTAGCTGACGCCTTCAAAGGCGTGGAAGCAGTATTTATTTTACTACCACCTTACTTTGATCCTGCGCCAGGATTTCCAGAAGCGCGTGCGCTGATCTCTAACATCAAGCAAGCGCTGGACATTGCAAGGCCAAATAAAGTAGTGTGCCTTTCCACAATAGGTTCCCAAGTAAGCCAACCCAATCTACTGAATCAGCTTGGAATCATGGAAAAGGAATTAAGTACTTTATCCATACCTATCACATTTCTGAGAGCTGCCTGGTTTATGGAAAATGCCGCATGGGATGTAGAGCCTGCCAAAACGACCGGAACAATCCCGAGCTTCCTGCAACCACTCGATCGAAAGATACCCATGATAGCTACTGCAGATATTGGTACGGTTGCAGCAAAGCTACTTCAACAGTCGTGGAATGGAGTACGTATTGTCGAGTTACAAGGCCCTGAGTTAGTGAGTCCAAATGATATTGCTGCGGCATTCGCTCAATGTTTGGACAAATCAGTCGTGATGGAGAGTGTTCCAAGAGCAAACTGGGAAGGTTTATTCAAAGCACAGGGAATGCAGAATCCAACCCCAAGAATACAAATGCTTGATGGATTTAATGAAGGATGGATTAAGTTCGAGGGTGGTTCAGCTGAGCAAGTAAATGGCCAGACTTCCTTAAAAACAGTGATTGGTACTTTGCTGCAAAAATAGTAGTAATTCTACCGACATGCCAACAGAGGTATTCTGGCATGTCAGTTTTTGATCGGTGTTTGTTGATTGAGAGTGGCATTAATTATCAGGCAAGTGCTCATTCAAATAATGCCTAAAATCATTTATTCCTAATGGAATATTTTGAGACATCAGCTGAAATGACCGAATAAAATTACCTGAAATTGTTTATCTGCGAATTGCAGTATAAGCGTATTGAGGTAATCATTTAATGTCCACCATGGGTCGGTAGCAGCCATTCTATTACTATCTCTACCCTACTTATTTTATAGGACTAAAACTTAAATAGTTCTACGCTCAATAAACAGGCTATTACCGCTGATTTTCTTAGCCTGTTTCTTCGCCGAGGCTATGGCAGTAGAGACCTCATGGTGACTATTTAAAGTATAAGGCTCTACCTTAACGGCGCCAATAGAGAGGCTAACGAACGGGTAGTACATTTTATTGCCGACCCTATCCTCGGCTTCTATACCATTTCGGGCTTTGTCGGCTTCATCATAGAAATCAGGCATTGCCGCTTCTAATCGACTCAATATTTTTTCGCAACGGCTTTGCCAGTCTTCGCTCTGGAAAATCAGGATAAAATCATCGCCGCCCACATGGCCGACGAAATCAAGCTCGCTATCTACCTCTTCATTCAATAGCTTGCCTGTGTATTGAATCAGCTCATCGCCACGCCTGAAACCATAGACATCATTAAACGGTTTAAAGGTATCGAGATCGCAATAGCAGGCAAAAAACGGCACCTTGGCCTCTATCAGGCGATCCATATGCTCACTGATGGGCACGTTACCTGGCAAAAGAGTCAGTGGATTGGCATACCTTGCTGCATTGAGCTGCATTTGTGTGATTTCACGCAGCAAATCATGTCCACTGCCCATGCCCCTATACTCTCCAGCTTCGGTGATCATGAAGCCATTAGATAGATGATGCGGCTCCATATGGGTAATCAACTCGCTGAGCACATGCAGGCTGATGCTCTGCTCTACAATCAATGGTTTTTTATCCATGAATTTATGGCAAGAACGTTTGCCATAAAGCTCTCTGGTATAGGGTTTGGCAAATTGATCAATGACGTTATAACGGCTAATTAAGCCAACAGGTTTTCCTTCATCTACCACTGGCAAAGCATAGAGTGCTGGGTTGCTTTTAAAGCGGGCATAGACCTCGTCATTGGTGGTTCTTGGATTCACAGGCAAGACGTATTTAATCAGGCTGCTGATATTGCCGCGTTTCTGCAATGGCAAACCATTCGACAGGTAAACTCTGACTGCATTTTTATGCAAAATGCCATGCAACTGTTCGGGGATCTGCTCTACCGTTTTAGCTTCTGGGTAACCGAGCAGGTAGCCCTGGCCATATTGAATCTTCAAGTCTTTGATCACTAAAAGCTCGGCTTCAGTTTCAATACCTTCAGCAATCACCTTGGTGCCAGAATTTTGTGCAATCTGCTGTATTGAGCGCACAAATTGCATCTTCACTTCATCGTCATTGATGCCTTGAATAAAGTGTTTATCAATCTTCACGTAATCTGGCTTAAGCTCAGACCACAAGCGCAAATTTGAGAAACCTTCCCCCAAATCATCCATCGCAATCTCAAAACCCATATTGCGGTAATGCTGCGCGGCATGGCACAAAATATCGTAGTCAAAACCAGGGCCGCTCTCCGTGAGCTCAATAATCACATTATGTGGATCTAGCCCCAATTTATGGATATAGGATAGCGTTGCGCCTTTGTTGGCATTGGGTTGTTGTATCAGAGAGGCTGGGCTGATATTGAGGAAAAGCTTGTTGCTGTTTCTGGTTTTAGCAAACGACTCAAGAACGATTTGGCGACTTAGATGCTCCATCTCAAAATCCAGATGGTTGAGTTCCGCTTCTTTAAACAGCGCTAAAGGTGAATGCAGGTCAGTGTTCACTGGGCCACGAATCAAGCCCTCATGCCCGTAAACGCAAATCTGGT
This genomic window from Methyloradius palustris contains:
- a CDS encoding NmrA family NAD(P)-binding protein; translation: MYAITGITGQVGTALANVLLDDNQQIRAIVRSGEKGNPWKAKGAEVAIASMEDQHALADAFKGVEAVFILLPPYFDPAPGFPEARALISNIKQALDIARPNKVVCLSTIGSQVSQPNLLNQLGIMEKELSTLSIPITFLRAAWFMENAAWDVEPAKTTGTIPSFLQPLDRKIPMIATADIGTVAAKLLQQSWNGVRIVELQGPELVSPNDIAAAFAQCLDKSVVMESVPRANWEGLFKAQGMQNPTPRIQMLDGFNEGWIKFEGGSAEQVNGQTSLKTVIGTLLQK
- a CDS encoding LysR family transcriptional regulator, with amino-acid sequence MDTLRSIESFVKAVQGGSIAAGARLQGITPAAASQNIQRLEKSLGTRLLTRTTRKLALTESGEVYYLQVRDIVESLAKAQSAIDEFQGQPQGRIKIGCSVAFGRHVLMPLIPAFTRMYPNVSVEIILSDGNADHVSEDIDVSIRFKQQLEPGLVARKIATVPVLFCASPSYLERKGLPKEPKELLEHDCLVFRVPVDGRLLNWAFLKNGLRYEPEIKPSIVCNDIDSLGTLAIQGAGIARLATFIANSEIKKGALVALFQPVSSEPTSIQSDSVPLEFYACFRDKHAITNKVRAFVDYLIEAMPKSW
- a CDS encoding glycosyltransferase yields the protein MTTFIKRYYAALLFALAIALAHFGVWAIANRAQALIDAPLIVNGFAYSGFQVNQSPFEKQFPSTAELARDLHILYPLSHRIRTYSSLENSEVVALASNIGFKVTAGAWLGADSLANQREIEALKAKIANYPHIERAIVGNEVLLRNDMPVEQLITYLDQVREEKKVPVSTAEPWHVWLKNPELVKHVDYIAVHLLPYHEGVPIDQAVNYSLDRYQELMDTYPRKKIVITEIGWPSRGPAIGAAVASRVNQAQFVREFLAKTAYKNYDYYLMEAFDQPWKVKLEGWAGPYWGMFDANRQPKYSLHGAVPKDTRWIKKVTWATAIAFLPILFIAIRFRHWGIGGRISMAILLQACITTLVVAWNLPGDYYYTFRDIIILIALIIGMMMTSAVLMIYGVEFSEVMFKGNWRRAYKRAVALPSNQELFVSVHLACYNEPPAMVIATIESLSQLDYKNFEVIVVDNNTKDEALWKPVEAYVDSLPANFRFFHLPKWPGFKAGALNFALKETDPRAEVIGVVDADYVVTQDWLGALVPHFSDTKVAVVQAPQAHRDWENNFFRRMSNWEFEGFFKIGMHHRHERNALIQHGTMTLVRHQSLKDVGGWSEWCICEDTELGLRLLERGYELRYIDETFGRGLTPSNFDALKSQRFRWAFGAMQILKHHLPKLLGDSTLSFGQRYHFLTGWFGWMGDALQLFFTLGSIGWTVAMLLFPKAFSLPVAIMLTPVLCFLVLKGALGPVLYRKTMNCSWTDIFGASLASLGLSHAIARGIMMGIIQKRGVFKPTAKGKSTSSKLVILNPIREEVALLLGLIASALAMLLTRGFNNIDAQLWVTMLTLQSLPYISTLACQIIAQLPDSKKQ
- a CDS encoding glycoside hydrolase family 17 protein — encoded protein: MTQAGTKPLWRNVFFNAIVLILLSIWLWQQNQRVSLIKPAMPADGKLQCVSYAPYYGKDQTPFIASTHISKTQIDADLKVLAQRFDCVRIYSVSQGLDYVPEAAAKLGMHVYLGAWIGRLAIDNNKELNLAIKVANEYPDTVKALIVGNEVLLRKEQTEVGLAALIDQAKAQTKVPVTYADVWEFWLKHPNLEKSVDFVTVHILPYWEDDPQPIEHAINHASIVMDKLHASFSKPILIGETGWPSAGRQRGTSIPSLVNEARYLREFLQTAEDKGWQYNMIEAVDQPWKRNLEGTVGGYWGLYDTDLQPKFDFANDLSERKDGFTPLYMGLTGLLVFVGLSAFAGEKRLSAYISHALLGASVGALGVIQLDYLVIVSRDSIEWLVLGGLALLGTLITMSMPFLMQVKYSTKFLNTLQKALFLIAASATLTSVLLVGDGRYRDFPLTLYVLPVLQLSIGFYLAKIKVSTESVIYYSMNGLSIATASIFIVMEPHNPHGYYWLGIVLLIAYATLPDHKRIASE
- a CDS encoding DUF2798 domain-containing protein, which encodes MNNLNKIPHQFTPYVFAFFMAGIMAFLMSMAIVATSTGIQHGYSIRVIHSYGLAMPVAFVCVLIVRPIVIKLVAVFVKKPG
- a CDS encoding GGDEF domain-containing protein, with translation MSFNYQSAHKIHLGGWGENMHLYLTDPIISDSNDSQTTSFSEHMVVKLEPTGPRLVRNTMIPQVQSILQQRLLSAVFQPIVDLNQICVYGHEGLIRGPVNTDLHSPLALFKEAELNHLDFEMEHLSRQIVLESFAKTRNSNKLFLNISPASLIQQPNANKGATLSYIHKLGLDPHNVIIELTESGPGFDYDILCHAAQHYRNMGFEIAMDDLGEGFSNLRLWSELKPDYVKIDKHFIQGINDDEVKMQFVRSIQQIAQNSGTKVIAEGIETEAELLVIKDLKIQYGQGYLLGYPEAKTVEQIPEQLHGILHKNAVRVYLSNGLPLQKRGNISSLIKYVLPVNPRTTNDEVYARFKSNPALYALPVVDEGKPVGLISRYNVIDQFAKPYTRELYGKRSCHKFMDKKPLIVEQSISLHVLSELITHMEPHHLSNGFMITEAGEYRGMGSGHDLLREITQMQLNAARYANPLTLLPGNVPISEHMDRLIEAKVPFFACYCDLDTFKPFNDVYGFRRGDELIQYTGKLLNEEVDSELDFVGHVGGDDFILIFQSEDWQSRCEKILSRLEAAMPDFYDEADKARNGIEAEDRVGNKMYYPFVSLSIGAVKVEPYTLNSHHEVSTAIASAKKQAKKISGNSLFIERRTI